Genomic window (Verrucomicrobiota bacterium):
GGGGGTTACCAGTTCAGCCTGGGCAAGGTCTACCGACTTAAAGAGGGCAAGGACGTGCTGCTGGTGTCGACGGGGCCGCAGAGCGCCCGCTGCAAAGAGGCGGCGGAGCTGCTGGAGGGCCAGGGCGTGTCGGCCGGGGTGCTGCACGTGCCGACGGTCAAACCGGTCAACGCGCAGGAACTTGTGGAAGCGTGCGCGGCCTACCCGCTGGTGATCACGGTGGAGGAGCACAACGTGCTGGGGGGCCTGGGCGGCTTGGTGGCTGAGATCCTCTCGGAGCATTCCCCGCGCAAGGTGCTCCGCTTCGGCATGGAGGATCGCTGGGGCGAATCGGCGCCCAACGAGTTCCTGCTGGACCTCTTTGAGCTGTCGGCGGGGCGCTTGAGCCAGCGGGTGAAAAAAGTGGTGGAGGCCGCCCGATGAAACGGCATCATCGGCCTGATCAGGGCAGCCGGTTTCTCATCGATATCCGCCCGGAAACGGCGGGCTGGAAATACCTCTCCTTTAAGGTGGCGCGGCTGGCGCCGGGCGAACCCCTGGAAGCCGACACGGCCGGCGAGGAGGTCATCATCGTGCCGTTAGCCGGGCGCGGCAAAGTGTCCTTTGGCGGCCAGCCGCACGAGTTAGCCCGCAAGGACCTGTTCCGTGAAGTGCCGGATATCGTTTATCTGCCGCCGCGAACCCGGTACAAAGCGGAAGCGGTCGAGCCTTTTGAAATCGCGATCGGGGGAGCCCCGGCTGAAGGCAGGCTTCCGGCGCGGCTCATCCGCCGGGAGCAGATCGCGACGGCCACCCGCGGTGAAGCGAACGTCAAACGGGGAGTCAGCACACTGGCTGATTCGGACGAGTTGACGGAGCGGTTGACCGTCTACGAGATCCACACGCCCAGCGGCAACTGGTCAAGTTTTCCGCCGCACCGGCACGACACGCGGGATAACTCCTCTTACCATGAAGAAACCTATTATTACCGGTTTCTGCCGGAGGAAGGGTTTGCCCTCCAGCGCCTCTACACCCGCGACACCGAGCTGGATGTGGCCATCCCGGTGCAGCACGGGGACTTGGTGTTGATCCACGAAGGCTATCACCCCGTGGTGAAAGCGCCGGGCACCAACGCCTATTACCTGAACTTCCTGGCCGGCGATGTTCGAAAGATTTCGGCCGTGAACGATCCGAAATACGATTGGGTAGCGAAAGATTGGCAAGGTAATCCGATCGAGATTCCGCCAAAAGCCGGCTAGCCTGCAAGAACGACGTACAAGCTGAAGCGACGACGATCAGATCCTCGTGCAGGCTGGCGAAATGTTCCCCCTTGAGCGCATGAGCGATGACCTGTTGCTTAAAGTGGACCGCGTCGGGAAACGCTTTCCCGGCGTGGTGGCCCTGGACGACGTCTCCTTAAACGTCAGGCGGGGGGAGGTCCACGCCCTGCTCGGCGAGAACGGCGCCGGCAAAAGCACCCTGCTCAAGATCCTGGCCGGCGCCCAGTACCAGGACAGCGGCCAAATCGACTTTGACGGCAAATCCCTGGGACGCGAACTGCCCCATGAACGCCAGCGGCTGGGCATCGTGACCGTCTACCAGGAGTTCACCCTCATGCCGAACATGTCGGTGGCCGAAAACATCTTCATCGGGCGCGAACCGGTGCGGGGCAAATTCCTGAGCTGGCCCACGATGATCAAAGAGGCCAGGGCCGTGGCGGCAAAACTGGACCTGCGGGTTGACCCGCTCACGCCCGTCTACGCCTTGAGCGTCGCCGAGCAGCAGATGGTCGAGATCGCCCGGGCGTTGACGATGAACGCCAGGCTCATCATTCTGGACGAGCCCACCGCGGCTTTGAGCGACCGGGAAGTCGAGAAACTCCACCAGATCGCGCGCGACCTCAAAGCCCAGGGTATCAGCATCATTTACGTCACGCACCGGCTCGGCGAGGTCAAACAGGTTTGCGACCGGCTCACCGTGTTGCGCGATGGCAAGTACGCCGGGGAAGCCGACGTTAAGGACGTCAGCATCGACCAGATCGTGCGCATGATGGTGGGCCGCAACGTGGAATACCTGG
Coding sequences:
- the iolB gene encoding 5-deoxy-glucuronate isomerase produces the protein MKRHHRPDQGSRFLIDIRPETAGWKYLSFKVARLAPGEPLEADTAGEEVIIVPLAGRGKVSFGGQPHELARKDLFREVPDIVYLPPRTRYKAEAVEPFEIAIGGAPAEGRLPARLIRREQIATATRGEANVKRGVSTLADSDELTERLTVYEIHTPSGNWSSFPPHRHDTRDNSSYHEETYYYRFLPEEGFALQRLYTRDTELDVAIPVQHGDLVLIHEGYHPVVKAPGTNAYYLNFLAGDVRKISAVNDPKYDWVAKDWQGNPIEIPPKAG
- a CDS encoding transketolase family protein; protein product: GGYQFSLGKVYRLKEGKDVLLVSTGPQSARCKEAAELLEGQGVSAGVLHVPTVKPVNAQELVEACAAYPLVITVEEHNVLGGLGGLVAEILSEHSPRKVLRFGMEDRWGESAPNEFLLDLFELSAGRLSQRVKKVVEAAR